Proteins from one Prinia subflava isolate CZ2003 ecotype Zambia chromosome 4, Cam_Psub_1.2, whole genome shotgun sequence genomic window:
- the PDE6H gene encoding retinal cone rhodopsin-sensitive cGMP 3',5'-cyclic phosphodiesterase subunit gamma, translating to MSETPAANLNTGDAPTGPTTPRKGPPKFKQRQTRQFKSKPPKKGVRGFGDDIPGMEGLGTDITVICPWEAFSHLELHELAQFGII from the exons ATGAGTGAGACCCCAGCTGCCAACCTCAACACTGGAGATGCTCCAACTGGTCCCACCACACCACGCAAGGGGCCTCCCAAGTTCAAGCAGAGACAGACAAGGCAGTTCAAGAGCaagccccccaaaaaaggaGTAAGAGG GTTTGGAGATGACATCCCAGGCATggaggggctgggcacag ATATCACCGTGATTTGCCCATGGGAAGCTTTCAGCCATCTGGAACTGCACGAGCTGGCCCAGTTTGGGATCATCTAA
- the AGBL3 gene encoding LOW QUALITY PROTEIN: cytosolic carboxypeptidase 3 (The sequence of the model RefSeq protein was modified relative to this genomic sequence to represent the inferred CDS: inserted 3 bases in 2 codons; deleted 1 base in 1 codon; substituted 5 bases at 5 genomic stop codons), whose product MRNNGQHGQQRKLEESSQFAQVAVTSNATTHRVYYFQASNTQAGMLXCFTTDNFSKXNSLYKHGLWPLLYSETSTKEQHKKWLVKDWKXIQHYKNSVGXDRYHYFPLTWMFQFPXTTCYFARYYPYTYNNLQEYLVAISKGPVVSTFCKIHILCPSMXNTVYVLTNITTIPSKSGTGTEQKTVILIVRVHPGETKNSWITKGFMDFILGDSSKAQLLWDNFVLTAVPMLNPGGLIVGNHHCILTGQRLYFKYRSIVKKXSPSIWYNQSKVKR is encoded by the exons ATGAGGAACAATGGACAACACGGACAACAGAGGAAGCTGGAGGAGTCCAGCCAGTTTGCTCAGGTGGCTGTGACCTCCAATGCCACA acacacagagtgTACTACTTCCAAGCAAGCAATACACAGGCAGGGATGCTTTAGTGCTTCACTACTGACAACTTTAGCA TAAACAGCCTGTATAAACATGGCTTGTGGCCACTGTTGTACTCAGAAACCAGCACTAAGGAACAGCATAAGAAATGGCTGGTAAAGGACTGGAAATAAATCCAGCATTACAAAAACAGTGTGGGGTAAGACAGATATCATTATTTCCCACTCACTTGGATGTTCCAGTTCCC GACCACATGCTACTTTGCCCGCTACTATCCTTACACCTACAACAACCTGCAGGAGTACCTGGTGGCCATTTCTAAAGGTCCAGTGGTGTCCACATTCTGCAAGATTCACATCTTATGCCCTTCAATGTGAAACACTGTGTATGTTTTAACTAACATCACCACTATCCCA TCCAAAAGTGGCACAGGCACTGAGCAGAAGACTGTGATACTGATAGTGAGGGTTCATCCCGGAGAAACTAAGAATTCCTGGATAACAAAGGGCTTTATGGATTTCATTCTTGGTGACTCAAGCAAAGCTCAACTCCTATGGGACAATTTTGTCTTGACAGCAGTACCTATGTTAAATCCAGGTGGTTTGATTGTGGGAAATCACCACTGCATTTTAACAGGCCAGAGGTTGTACTTCAAATACAGATCTATTGTCAAGAAATGATCCCCTTCCATCTGGTATAACCAAAGTAAGGTCAAAAGgtaa